The sequence GCGTATCGGCTGGGACAAGCTGCTTCAGTACGACGAACTCATTCTCTGCAACTGTTCCTGTTACGGACCGGTATATCCTTTTTCCGAGATGTTCGGTGAGATGGAAAAGCGGGAATGCGATTTCTGGGGCATCAACCGTCAGCCCGATCTTCCCGGGAAATTCATCGGAGACTCCGGGAATCGCTTTCCTTTAAAAGGGCACATTCAGTCGTATTTTTACGTTTTCCGGCAGCAGGCGCTGAGGTCGGACGCTTTCCGTGAATGGTGGGGCGAACTGGTTCCCGCAAAAAGCTACTGGGAGGAGGTTCGCTCCCACGAGCTGGAGTTCAGCGGTTTTCTGGAAAGACACGGACTTGCAGGGGCTGCATATATGGATTTTGATAAGTACAATGCCCTTGCACCCGAAAGCGACGCCTGCAATTTGTGCGCCGACATACAGCTTGAAGACCGCAACCCTCTTGTGAAGCGCAAGCTTTTTTTGAGAACTTCTCCGGTAACGCTGAGGGTACTGCGTTTTCTGCAGACACGAACGTTTTACCCAGTGGAATATATTCTGGCGGATATGGCACGCAGTATACCGCATTCCCTGAGCAATTTCATAAAGTATGCGCTGCTGGCGCGCATCTGTTTTGGGAGGAGAAGAACGCATTACACCGTCAAAGCGGAGAAAATAAAAATTCTGCGGGAATACTGCCGTAAGCAGGGAAGATGAGGTTTGCCATGAAGATCCATGTGTGCTTTTCATCCGACAATAACTATGTTCAGCATCTTTCCGTTGCCGTGCATTCTGTGGTCGCTTCGAGAAAAAGCGGCGACGAGCTGGAAATCCATATCCTCGACGGGGGCATTTCCGAGGAAAATAAGACGCTG comes from Mailhella massiliensis and encodes:
- a CDS encoding rhamnan synthesis F family protein yields the protein MTESNNRNRLACYVFWEQKGDVHDHVAYYLKGLLEVARDVVVIVNGELSGQGRKRLETLGVDFFIRENAGLDFAAWQAALKRIGWDKLLQYDELILCNCSCYGPVYPFSEMFGEMEKRECDFWGINRQPDLPGKFIGDSGNRFPLKGHIQSYFYVFRQQALRSDAFREWWGELVPAKSYWEEVRSHELEFSGFLERHGLAGAAYMDFDKYNALAPESDACNLCADIQLEDRNPLVKRKLFLRTSPVTLRVLRFLQTRTFYPVEYILADMARSIPHSLSNFIKYALLARICFGRRRTHYTVKAEKIKILREYCRKQGR